From the genome of Blautia hydrogenotrophica DSM 10507:
GGAACTTTTTGGGAATCCTGGTGTTCTACTACAAACTGTACCAGAGGATGGTTCGCATTGAGTACGAGAGTCTCGTCACCGCCAAACATGTTCGGGTCCATCCCATACATATTGTACATTTTCATCATTTCCTGCATACGGCGGCTGTCCTCGGACAGGGTCATCATTGCAGACAAGTTCTCATTTTTTAGTTTTTCTACTTTTACTTCCAGCTTTTCTTTGTTCAGGTTTTTGCGGAAAAGCTCGGTCAAGGATTTTGCCAATTCTTCGTCGGTCTCGGCATCCTCCTTTAGACTGTCTGTCACGTCGGCATCAATTCTCTGGAAACGGATTTCCTGGTTGAGCTGCTCCAGATGGGAGATAAAAGCAGTATCAATGTTGTGGCGAAGAATTACTGCATCCATCCCCTGTTCTTTGAACAGATTGATGTACTGGCTTTGCTGCACAGGGTCTGTGACGTAGTAGAGAATCGTTTTCTTTGGTTCTTTCTCAGAATCCTCCTCTTTATTTTCTTTATCCTGCTCTTCGGTTGTTGTCTCTTCAGTGATGGATTCATCGGTCTCTTTCTTATTTTTCTCGATGCAGTCTTTTAAGGTCAGATATTGGTCATCTAGATTCTTAAAGAGAATATAGTCCATCATCTTTTCAGAAAACTTTTGATCTTTGATACAGCCGAATTTGATGAAAGGACTGATGTCATCCCAGTATTTTTCATAGGATTCCCGGTCTGTTTTGCACATTCCTGTCAATTTGTCAGCTACTTTTTTCGTGATATACTCCGAGATTTTCTGGACAAAGCCATCGTTTTGAAGCGCGCTTCTGGATACATTCAGAGGAAGATCTGGACAATCAATCACACCTTTTAAAAGCATCAGGAATTCAGGGATAACTTCCTTGATGTTGTCTGCGATAAAGACCTGATTATTGTATAGTTTGATCGTTCCCTCGATGGAATCGTACTCGGTGTTAATTTTAGGAAAATAGAGAATTCCCTTCAGATTAAACGGATAATCCATGTTTAAGTGAATCCAGAACAAAGGTTCTTTGTAGTCTAAGAAGACTTTGCGGTAAAAGCTGCGATAATCTTCATCGTCGCATTCATTGGGATGTTTGGTCCACAGTGGATGAGTGTCGCTTAGAGAGACTGGACGCTTATTTATTTTGACCTTATCCTTGGCAGGAGATACTTCTACAATCTCTTTCTCGCCATTTTCATTTTCTTTTTCTTCTGTCTTTGCCTCTTCGTGAATACGCTCTACGATCACATCGTCGTCCCTTAAATCAGACTCTTCTATGGTCTCATACTCCTGTTCAGCGTTGGCCTTGGACAGATAGATGTTCACAGGCATGAAAGAACAGTATTTTTCCAGTACTTCTCGCATGCGATACTCGTTGGAGAATTCTAAGCTGTCCTCATTCAAAAAGAGCGTGATTTCAGTACCGACGGTGTTCTTATTTCCGTCCTGAATATCATACTCAGTACCGCCGTCGCAAGTCCAATGGACAGCGGTGGAGCCTTCCTTGTAAGAAAGCGTGTCGATGTGGACTTCATCAGCTACCATAAATGCGGAATAAAAACCAAGACCAAAATGGCCAATCATTTGATCGTCAGTAGTTTTGTCTTTGTATTTTTCTAGGAATTCTGTAGCTCCTGAGAAGGCAATCTGGGTAATATATTCCTCAACTTCATCGGCGGTCATGCCGAGTCCAGTGTCTATGAATTTCAGTGTCTTTTCTTCGGGATTGACAATTACATTGATCTGTGCTTTGTAGTCGTCGGGGAAACTGTATTCTCCCATAACTTCCAGTTTTTTTAGCTTTGTGATGGCGTCACAGCCGTTTGATACCATTTCACGTACGAAAATATCATGATCGGAATATAGCCATTTTTTTATAATGGGGAAGATATTTTCACTATTGATTGATAAACTACCATGCTTTGCAGCCATTTTATTCACTCTCCTTTGATTTTCAATTTAAAATGTTCGTAACTATTCAGCTATAATAGCTTGGATTAGCTGCTACGCAGTTTATATCGCGACACATGCGGCTAAATCTTCACTTATGGCTAAGTGTCATATGCCTGATAAGAGCAAAATTCCTCTGTAAGCAAGCTTACTCCGGATTTTTGTTCTTATCAGTTGCATGGCTGAATAGTTACAAATATTCTGTCTTTGTCGATAGCAGCATTTGACAATTTTGCTGCCTTATAAAAAATATAGTAATACGGGGGGAGTGAAAAGTCAAGGGAAAATTAGCACTCATATAAAATGAGTGCTAATAATAATTCGGCTTCAGTTTCTAATGTTTCGCGAGGGTTTGTACATCGCGAATTGTGTTACTGCTCACGAATTGCAAGTGAGTGGGCAGTAATCTAATCATCGGCTCTGTAATCCTTTTTTGTTGTGCTAGAACTTAGAAGCACAGCAGTTTAAAGTTGTTCGTAAGAGATATTGTGCTTTTTAAAATAATGGATAAGCATTTTATCCCAGATCGTATCAAAAGTCTTATCCATGGTAAAAATACGGTAAGAGGTTCCAGTGGTGGCAGTTAACTGAGAGCCGTTGAACAGGAAATTCAGATAAAGTCCAGATATGTCTTCTGGGGCAAGGGAGATGCCGCTGTCTGAGAGCATACGATTGGTATTTTCTCGGGAGAGCTGGAATACAATTTTAAAGTGAAGAGGTGTGTGCTTTCCGCGAATGATAGACAGACAGAATGGTTTGACCTCACGCCAAAGTGAGTGAGTACGTTTTGTCTTATCTAGGATCTCCAAAGCAGAAGAGTCTAAGAAATCACGGTGTAAACTCCCATCTATTAGGAAGGTATTGTAGGTAGTGATAGACACCTCCACCACCCAAAAAGGGTCGAAGAGATCACTCTTTAGTAGCCGATTCATAAAGTCTTTTAAATCTGTAATCTGTAAAGCAATCATGCAGATTCTCCTTTTAAAGTGAAGTAACAGTTCAGTCATACAGTGTACGGAAAACATAAAACATATGTGTATGTTTTTGCAAGCGGATATCTGTATAAGGCGAGCGCCTTTCAATGAGTAAAACAATGGCGTTAGCCACGATAAGCACGCAGTGCGGATTTACGAATGACGCTGGTTGAACTGTTACAAAGTGAATGTGAAAAAAGGCTTTTCTTCTTTATTATAGAACAGAATACAAAAAAAGAATAGAGTTTTTACCAAAAACTCTTTTCAAAGCAGGAAGGTTATGGTAGTATATATGTGGTATTAAAAACTACATATTATGGGAATGAGGACGATTATGAGCAGTTATAAGATAATAATAGATAGTTGTGGGGAATTGTTAGACGATTGGAAGGGAGATTCCAGATATGAATCGGTTCCCTTGATTCTCACAGTGGGTGGGGAAGATATTGTGGATGATGAAACTTTTGAGCAGAAATCTTTTTTGGCAAAAGTTGCAGCCTGTCCAGAATGTCCAAAGTCCTCTTGCCCTTCGCCAGAAAAATATATGCAGGCATTCGAGTGTGAGGCGGAACATGTCTATGCGGTCACACTCTCAGCAGAGCTCAGTGGTTCTTACAATAGTGCTCTGTTGGGGAGAAAATTGTCTTTGGAAGAATATCCGGAGAAGAAGATCTATGTATTTAATTCCCGTTCAGCTTCTGTGGGGGAGACTTTAATTGCATTGAAGATTACGGAGTGCGAGGAGTCCGGAATGTCTTTTGAGGAGACAGTAGCAGAGGTTGAGAGCTATATTGATTCCCAGAATACCTTTTTTGTCCTAGAAAACCTAGAGACACTCCGCAAAAACGGAAGACTCAGCAAAGTAAAAGCTTTAGTTGCTTCTGCTTTAAAAATCAAACCTGTCATGGGGGCGACGAAAGAGGGAACAATTTGTCAGCTAGACCAGGCAAGAGGAATCAATAAAGCTTTGGTTAAAATGGTTGACTATGTGGTGGAGAAGACAAAGGATAGTGGAAATAAAATACTGGCAATTTCTCATTGCAACTGTCCAAAAAGGGCGGAGATTTTAAAGGAAGCGATCTTAGAGAGAATGGAACTGAGGGATATCTTAGTGTTGAATACCGCAGGGGTCAGTAGTATGTACGCCAATGACGGTGGAGTGATTGTGGTAGTTTGATTTCGCTTGTGACTTTTCTTTTTGGGAAGAATATGATAAACTAATGCTGAAAACTTTGCGGAACAAAGGAGATGTGGCATGAGTCAAAAGAAAGTTGATGCATATAAACAAAAGAAAGCGAACCGTGACAAAATTATAAAGAAAGAAAAGAGGATTCTTTTTCTGGAGAAAGCAGCAGGAGTGATGATTTGTCTGGCTGTGGTGGTATGGTTGGGATATTCTGTGTATGGGAAGGTAACTCAGCAGGAGGAGACTAAGACTACAGAGACAGTGATGGATGCCAGTGCGGTGGACGAGTATACCAATGAACTGGCAGAAGAAATCACAGATCCACAGAACACACCGGAAGCAGAAAATGAGATAGATGAGGCTGCGTCAGACGGTACCGTTCAAGAAAAGTGAGGTAAGTATCCGTAAAAGTACGTTTGACAACGTAAAAAAACCCCCAGACAGAAATTCTCTGTCTGGGGGTTTTCGTCACTCAGAATATCTACAATAATCTCTCTGTGACTGAGGACCCTGCCGGGCATATTTTGTTAGGTTTTATAATTTGGTGACATTTGCTGCTTGCATGCCACGTGCCCCTTCTGTCAGATCATAGGATACAGACTGTCCTTCTTCTAAAGACTTGAATCCTTCTCCGTTGATTGCAGAGAAATGTACAAATACATCTGCACCGTCTTCTCCAGTAATGAAACCATAACCTTTTTCGGCATTGAACCATTTCACAGTTCCTTTGTTCATAATGTTACCTCCATAAAAAAATAAAAATTGTAACTGTTCAGCTTACATCGCTGCAATGATTTGACAAAGAAGCCACAAAATCTGATAATCACAGGTGCCAACTGCAGTAAAACTCCGTGTGACTCCGAAAAATGTAGAACTGAATTGTTACAGGTTAAAGAAGTTACTGGTGAAATAAAAAATCACCAGTTTCTAGGAAATATATTGTTGTAATATACTTTCTAAAAACTCGTGATAGTCTTTACATCCAATATCTTCTATACTGAATCTAATTATAGAGGTATTTTGTCCAAAAGTCAAGGTAAAAAACTCTTTATTAAAAAGAATTTTTCGTGTATAGTATTGATTATAGGACTTATCATAAATATTAAGACCATATTAGTGTACAGATATAAAGTGAGTCATGCTACACAGTATATAGAAAGGATGGGTACAAAGGATGATCTTAATTCAGAATGGAAGGATTTTAGATCCAGCGACGGGTACGGACATGGTGGGAGACTTGCTGATAGAAGATGGAAAGATTTCGAAAGTTGGCAAGGAAATAGAGGAACAGTCGGCTCGCGTTGTAGATGCGAAGGGGTGTTATGTTATGCCTGGGTTAATTGACCTTCAC
Proteins encoded in this window:
- the htpG gene encoding molecular chaperone HtpG, translated to MAAKHGSLSINSENIFPIIKKWLYSDHDIFVREMVSNGCDAITKLKKLEVMGEYSFPDDYKAQINVIVNPEEKTLKFIDTGLGMTADEVEEYITQIAFSGATEFLEKYKDKTTDDQMIGHFGLGFYSAFMVADEVHIDTLSYKEGSTAVHWTCDGGTEYDIQDGNKNTVGTEITLFLNEDSLEFSNEYRMREVLEKYCSFMPVNIYLSKANAEQEYETIEESDLRDDDVIVERIHEEAKTEEKENENGEKEIVEVSPAKDKVKINKRPVSLSDTHPLWTKHPNECDDEDYRSFYRKVFLDYKEPLFWIHLNMDYPFNLKGILYFPKINTEYDSIEGTIKLYNNQVFIADNIKEVIPEFLMLLKGVIDCPDLPLNVSRSALQNDGFVQKISEYITKKVADKLTGMCKTDRESYEKYWDDISPFIKFGCIKDQKFSEKMMDYILFKNLDDQYLTLKDCIEKNKKETDESITEETTTEEQDKENKEEDSEKEPKKTILYYVTDPVQQSQYINLFKEQGMDAVILRHNIDTAFISHLEQLNQEIRFQRIDADVTDSLKEDAETDEELAKSLTELFRKNLNKEKLEVKVEKLKNENLSAMMTLSEDSRRMQEMMKMYNMYGMDPNMFGGDETLVLNANHPLVQFVVEHQDSQKVPIICEQLYDLAMLSHKQLSPEEMTRFVNRSNEIMMMLTDINA
- a CDS encoding DUF5721 family protein, whose amino-acid sequence is MIALQITDLKDFMNRLLKSDLFDPFWVVEVSITTYNTFLIDGSLHRDFLDSSALEILDKTKRTHSLWREVKPFCLSIIRGKHTPLHFKIVFQLSRENTNRMLSDSGISLAPEDISGLYLNFLFNGSQLTATTGTSYRIFTMDKTFDTIWDKMLIHYFKKHNISYEQL
- a CDS encoding DegV family protein; its protein translation is MSSYKIIIDSCGELLDDWKGDSRYESVPLILTVGGEDIVDDETFEQKSFLAKVAACPECPKSSCPSPEKYMQAFECEAEHVYAVTLSAELSGSYNSALLGRKLSLEEYPEKKIYVFNSRSASVGETLIALKITECEESGMSFEETVAEVESYIDSQNTFFVLENLETLRKNGRLSKVKALVASALKIKPVMGATKEGTICQLDQARGINKALVKMVDYVVEKTKDSGNKILAISHCNCPKRAEILKEAILERMELRDILVLNTAGVSSMYANDGGVIVVV
- a CDS encoding cold-shock protein; amino-acid sequence: MNKGTVKWFNAEKGYGFITGEDGADVFVHFSAINGEGFKSLEEGQSVSYDLTEGARGMQAANVTKL